TATATCGCGGCAGAAAAAGCAGTTTTTTCCTTTTCCGGCAGTTTTGTCGGCCACCGCCCGACGTACATCCTGCCAATCAGCTGGGTTAAGAACCCCAACCCAACGCCCAACAGTCCGCGACTGGGCGGCAGTGTCTACGACTATGAACTGGAGAGAGAGGAAGCCAAATACCAGATCAGTTTCAAGGTTCCGCTGCTGACAGGCTTTCTGGACGACCGCACGACACTCTGGTTCGGTTACACCCAGCAGTCATACTGGCAGGTCTATAACCGGGAAGATTCGGCACCTTTCCGGGAAACCAATTATGAACCGGAGATTTTTCTGCGCTACCAGACTGACTTCAGGATCGGCCCAGGTACACTCAATGGCGTCACTATCGGTTTCAATCATCAATCCAACGGCCAGTCGGAACCCCGGTCACGGAGCTGGAACCGGATCATGGGCTCAGCGGCTTACAGCTATGACCGGTGGCTATTCATCGTCCAGCCCTGGTATCGCATTCCGGAAAACAGCGAAGACGACAACGCTGACATTGAGCGCTATCTTGGCTATGCGAACTATACGACCGTTTACAAGCTGAGTGAGGACCGCACATTTTCCCTGAACCTGATGAACAATTTGCGCTCAGACGACAACAAGATGTCGGTGGAGTTCGGGTACAGCTTTCCGATGGGAGACACGGTGAAGGGCTTTTTCCAGTACTACAACGGGTATGGAGAGAGTCTGATCGACTATAACCACCGGATCGAGCGGTTTGGTATCGGGATTATGCTGAACGACTGGCTCTGAAAACCTTTGTAGCTAGGGTGAAGGTTGAGGAAACAGGAAGGGCGTTCAGAAACCCGCTCCTTGCGGCACATCCCTGTGGCGCTTGAGCTCCTCCATCCGTGGCTCCGCACAGTTTCTGAACGCCCTTCCTGCCCCCTCGCCCCAAGCTTGTGGCGTTAAACCTTGTTGTTATCCCTCGTCATCCAACCTCTGCATTTCAGTCAGTAATTCTTCGGTTTTGGCTTCCATCAGCGGGATATCCGCGCGGGATTCCACGTTTAACCGCACAACCGGCTCGGTGTTGGACATCCGGAGATTGAAGCGCCAGTTGTCGAACTCAATGCTGACGCCATCCACGTGGCTAACTTTCTTCGCGCCCACGCTGTACTTGGCTTCGATTGCTGCGATCACCTTGGCGGGGTCCGCAATGGTGCGGTTGATCTCACCGCTGGCCGGGTAGGCTTCGATTCGGGCGTCGATCAGGGAGGACAGGGTCTGGCCGGACTGGCACAGGCGCTCAGCCACCAGCAACCAGGGAATCATGCCGCTGTCGCAGTAGGCGAAATCCCGGAAGTAATGGTGTGCGCTCATTTCGCCGCCATAGACCGCGTCTTCATCGCGCATGCGCTGTTTGATGAAGGCATGGCCGGTTTTGCTTTCGATGGCTTCGCCACCGGCGGCTTTTACCAGGTCCAGGGTATTCCAGGTCAGACGCGGGTCATGAATGACTTTGCCGCCACCGGTTTTGCGCAGGAACTGGTCCGCCAGCAGGCCAACGATGTAGTAACCCTCGATAAAACGGCCATTTTCATCGAAGAAAAAACAACGATCATAATCGCCGTCCCAGGCGATACCCATGGCCGCGCCCTGCTCGACCACGGCATCGGCAGTCGCCGACCGGTTCTCCGGCAGGATCGGGTTGGGTACTCCATTGGGAAAATAACCATTCGGCTCATGATGCACTTTCACAAATTCGAACGGCAGATGTTGCTCAAGTTCGTCAATCACCAGGCCGGCACCGCCATTTCCAGCATTACATACGATGGTCAGCGGATTCAGCGAACTGGCATCTATATAGCCCAACAAGTGGTCTATATAGGCACTCATTGTTTCGAGTGGTTCATAACGGCCCTGTTCGGAGGCGTTAGTGAAAGGCTCGGGCACCCGGTCACGAATATCGTTCAGTCCGTTGTCTGAACTGATGGGGCGAGACTCGGGCCCCACCATTTTCATGCCGTTGTGATCTTTCGGGTTGTGGCTGGCTGTGACCATGATGCCACCGTCCATGCCATAGTGGCTGGTGGCAAAGTACACCATTTCGGTGCCACACAGGCCGATATCGAAGACGTCCGCACCCGCCGCCATCAGCCCGGAACTCAGAGCTTCTGCAATTTCCGGGCTGGACAGGCGGATGTCATATCCAACGATGACTTTCTTCGCCCCGGTAATTTCCACATAGGCGCGGCCGATACGCTCTGCCAGGGCCGGATTCAGTTGGTCGGGAACACGACCACGCAGGTCATAGGCTTTGAAACAGGACAGGTCCATTGTCTGGGCTTACTCCGAA
This Marinobacter salinus DNA region includes the following protein-coding sequences:
- a CDS encoding phosphomannomutase, whose protein sequence is MDLSCFKAYDLRGRVPDQLNPALAERIGRAYVEITGAKKVIVGYDIRLSSPEIAEALSSGLMAAGADVFDIGLCGTEMVYFATSHYGMDGGIMVTASHNPKDHNGMKMVGPESRPISSDNGLNDIRDRVPEPFTNASEQGRYEPLETMSAYIDHLLGYIDASSLNPLTIVCNAGNGGAGLVIDELEQHLPFEFVKVHHEPNGYFPNGVPNPILPENRSATADAVVEQGAAMGIAWDGDYDRCFFFDENGRFIEGYYIVGLLADQFLRKTGGGKVIHDPRLTWNTLDLVKAAGGEAIESKTGHAFIKQRMRDEDAVYGGEMSAHHYFRDFAYCDSGMIPWLLVAERLCQSGQTLSSLIDARIEAYPASGEINRTIADPAKVIAAIEAKYSVGAKKVSHVDGVSIEFDNWRFNLRMSNTEPVVRLNVESRADIPLMEAKTEELLTEMQRLDDEG
- a CDS encoding phospholipase A yields the protein MHIRFCLPMVALSLTVSLGAVSVSAEEIRKAKYNNGPLSAENCALVENGVQRLACYDKVFKPEKAQQQAGPDKVETVQEQAGEALPPREEQLEELAEEENGDVGVMNSFVEQYIAAEKAVFSFSGSFVGHRPTYILPISWVKNPNPTPNSPRLGGSVYDYELEREEAKYQISFKVPLLTGFLDDRTTLWFGYTQQSYWQVYNREDSAPFRETNYEPEIFLRYQTDFRIGPGTLNGVTIGFNHQSNGQSEPRSRSWNRIMGSAAYSYDRWLFIVQPWYRIPENSEDDNADIERYLGYANYTTVYKLSEDRTFSLNLMNNLRSDDNKMSVEFGYSFPMGDTVKGFFQYYNGYGESLIDYNHRIERFGIGIMLNDWL